A single genomic interval of Oncorhynchus mykiss isolate Arlee chromosome 13, USDA_OmykA_1.1, whole genome shotgun sequence harbors:
- the LOC110486317 gene encoding ubiquitin domain-containing protein UBFD1 isoform X1, translating to MATQDGSEEVVMETEATLKEPQPLCEIVGKGNAEVLETVSRTDNAGESSSTQDPTVSNGDDSDEGKEMVDVKIIWNKNKYDLKIPLDGTGAKLKERIHSLTGLPPAMQKVMYKGLLPEDKTLREIKVTNGAKIMVVGSTINDVLAVNTPKEVIQQEVKAEENKKEPLCRQKQHRKVLDKGKPEDIMPSVKGTKERLPTVPLAGMYNKSGGKVRLTFKLEQDQLWIGTKERTEKIPMGSIKHVVTEPIEGHEDYHMMAFQLGPTEASQYWVYWVPIQFVDAIKDTVLGKWQYF from the exons ATGGCGACCCAGGATG GAAGTGAAGAAGTCGTAATGGAAACTGAAGCCACGTTGAAAGAGCCACAACCACTGTGTGAAATTGTTGGCAAAGGGAATGCTGAAGTATTGGAAACTGTGTCTCGGACAGATAATGCCGGGGAAAGCTCTTCAACTCAGGACCCTACTGTCAGCAATGGAGATGACAGtgatgaaggaaaggagatggTGGATGTAAAGATTATTTGGAACAAGAATAAGTATGATCTCAAAATTCCTTTAGATGGCACTGGAGCCAAACTGAAAGAGCGAATCCATTCACTCACTG GTCTTCCACCTGCTATGCAGAAAGTGATGTACAAAGGCCTGCTACCAGAAGATAAGACGCTACGTGAAATTAAAGTTACAAATGGTGCAAAAATAATGGTGGTTGGATCTACAATAAACGATGTACTAGCTGTAAATACTCCAAAAGAGGTTATTCAGCAGGAAGTTAAAGCTGAAGAAAACAAAAAGGAACCTTTGTGTCGGCAAAAA CAACACAGAAAGGTGTTGGACAAAGGCAAACCAGAGGACATAATGCCATCTGTTAAAGGAACAAAG GAACGCTTACCAACAGTGCCTTTAGCCGGAATGTACAACAAATCTGGTGGAAAAGTTCGTCTCACCTTCAAACTGGAACAAGATCAACTGTGGATTGGAACTAAAG agagaacagagaaaatcCCAATGGGCTCCATCAAACATGTGGTGACTGAACCCATTGAAGGCCATGAGGATTATCACATGATG GCGTTTCAGTTGGGTCCAACAGAAGCCTCTCAGTATTGGGTCTACTGGGTGCCAATTCAGTTTGTTGATGCAATCAAAGACACAGTCCTTGGAAAGTGGCAGTATTTCTAA
- the LOC110486317 gene encoding ubiquitin domain-containing protein UBFD1 isoform X2 has protein sequence MVGSEEVVMETEATLKEPQPLCEIVGKGNAEVLETVSRTDNAGESSSTQDPTVSNGDDSDEGKEMVDVKIIWNKNKYDLKIPLDGTGAKLKERIHSLTGLPPAMQKVMYKGLLPEDKTLREIKVTNGAKIMVVGSTINDVLAVNTPKEVIQQEVKAEENKKEPLCRQKQHRKVLDKGKPEDIMPSVKGTKERLPTVPLAGMYNKSGGKVRLTFKLEQDQLWIGTKERTEKIPMGSIKHVVTEPIEGHEDYHMMAFQLGPTEASQYWVYWVPIQFVDAIKDTVLGKWQYF, from the exons ATGGTAG GAAGTGAAGAAGTCGTAATGGAAACTGAAGCCACGTTGAAAGAGCCACAACCACTGTGTGAAATTGTTGGCAAAGGGAATGCTGAAGTATTGGAAACTGTGTCTCGGACAGATAATGCCGGGGAAAGCTCTTCAACTCAGGACCCTACTGTCAGCAATGGAGATGACAGtgatgaaggaaaggagatggTGGATGTAAAGATTATTTGGAACAAGAATAAGTATGATCTCAAAATTCCTTTAGATGGCACTGGAGCCAAACTGAAAGAGCGAATCCATTCACTCACTG GTCTTCCACCTGCTATGCAGAAAGTGATGTACAAAGGCCTGCTACCAGAAGATAAGACGCTACGTGAAATTAAAGTTACAAATGGTGCAAAAATAATGGTGGTTGGATCTACAATAAACGATGTACTAGCTGTAAATACTCCAAAAGAGGTTATTCAGCAGGAAGTTAAAGCTGAAGAAAACAAAAAGGAACCTTTGTGTCGGCAAAAA CAACACAGAAAGGTGTTGGACAAAGGCAAACCAGAGGACATAATGCCATCTGTTAAAGGAACAAAG GAACGCTTACCAACAGTGCCTTTAGCCGGAATGTACAACAAATCTGGTGGAAAAGTTCGTCTCACCTTCAAACTGGAACAAGATCAACTGTGGATTGGAACTAAAG agagaacagagaaaatcCCAATGGGCTCCATCAAACATGTGGTGACTGAACCCATTGAAGGCCATGAGGATTATCACATGATG GCGTTTCAGTTGGGTCCAACAGAAGCCTCTCAGTATTGGGTCTACTGGGTGCCAATTCAGTTTGTTGATGCAATCAAAGACACAGTCCTTGGAAAGTGGCAGTATTTCTAA
- the LOC110486316 gene encoding UNC93-like protein MFSD11 — MADLRIYNVVILGLGFLLIFTAFTTCGNIEQTIVKSLDNDTFTGSGYHSLGIIYGIFSFSNLLAPTVVAIIGPQFTMFFSGILYSGYVAVFITPSTWSFYFTSVLIGIGAAMLWTAQGHFLVENSDASTINRNTGMFWALLQCSMLFGNLYIYFDWNGRIEISDRSRKTIFIGLLVTSVLGTLSFLALRKTFPTEEEMLNEEEGQPLLSSRTMYKQRANSAVQDAKSEFKTILQLLKTKTILLLSCCMAYSGLELSFYSGVYGTCIGATTEFGVAAKGLIGISGIVVGIGEIVGGGVFGLVCKNNSFRRTSVVFLGMVVHFVAFYLIYLNIPDDAPVVLKTSTLNKPYLTPSISIALLCSFLLGLGDSCFNTQLYSILGRVYAEQSAPAFAIFKFIQSIFAAVAFFYSGYLLLTWQLLIMVTLGFTGTLCFFMVERIQNFSVDLQQEY; from the exons ATGGCAGACCTCAGGATTTACAACGTTGTCATTCTGGGACTAGGATTTCTGTTAATTTTCACTGCTTTCACCACCTGTGGAAACATTGAA CAAACCATAGTTAAAAGCCTGGACAATGATACCTTCACTGGAAGTGGTTATCACAG CCTTGGAATCATCTATGGAATTTTTTCGTTTTCAAATTTGTTAGCTCCAACTGTTGTTGCAATAATTGGACCACAGTTTACAATGTTTTTCAGTGGAATTCTTTACAG TGGTTACGTAGCTGTATTCATCACCCCATCAACATGGTCCTTTTACTTCACCTCAGTACTAATCGGCATAGGAGCAGCCA TGCTTTGGACAGCCCAAGGACACTTCCTTGTGGAGAACTCTGATGCTTCCACCATTAATAGGAACACAGGGATGTTTTGGGCCCTTTTACAGTGCAG CATGTTATTTGGCAATctttacatttattttgattggAATGGAAGGATAGAAATATCAG ATAGGAGCAGAAAGACTATCTTTATAGGTCTTCTGGTTACCTCAGTGCTGGGAACACTCAGCTTCCTGGCTCTGAGAAAGACTTTTCCAACTGAGGAGGAGATGCTCAATGAGGAGGAAGGCCAGCCTTTGCTCTCATCTCGCACGAT GTATAAGCAAAGAGCTAACTCTGCAGTACAAGATGCAAAGTCAGAATTCA AGACAATCCTGCAACTGCTCAAAACCAAAACCATATTGCTCCTGAGCTGTTGCATGGCATACAGTG GTCTGGAGCTATCTTTCTACAGTGGTGTGTATGGGACATGTATCGGGGCAACAACAGAGTTTGGAGTGGCAGCTAAAGGCTTGATTGGGATCTCCGGAATCGTGGTGGGGATTGGAGAGATAGTTG GTGGAGGCGTCTTTGGACTAGTATGTAAGAATAACAGCTTCAGACGGACATCTGTGGTCTTCCTGGGGATGGTTGTCCATTTTGTCGCTTTCTACTTGATCTACCTCAACATCCCAGATGATGCCCCTGTGGTTTTAAAAACTAGCACACTGAACAAGCCATATCTGACACCAAG TATCTCCATCGCATTGCTGTGTAGTTTCCTGCTTGGACTCGGTGACAGCTGTTTCAATACTCAACTGTACAGCATCTTGGGGCGTGTTTATGCTGAGCAAAGCGCGCCTGCTTTTGCCATCTTCAAATTCATCCAG TCCATTTTTGCAGCAGTTGCCTTCTTCTACAGTGGCTACTTGCTGTTGACATGGCAACTGCTCATTATGGTCACCCTGGGCTTCACTGGAACACTCTGCTTCTTCATGGTGGAAAGAATACAGAACTTCTCTGTAGACCTACAACAAGAGTATTAG